From the genome of Brassica oleracea var. oleracea cultivar TO1000 chromosome C4, BOL, whole genome shotgun sequence:
TCTTTCCTCTTCAACCGGAACTTCAACAACGCAGCTTCTCTCTGACTCCGACGTTGCTCCTGAACACTCAGACCACAACCTTCTTCTTCTTGTTCCTTTCCTTTCACATCATTGGTGCTTTCAGAACCAACTTGGTTACGGAAGCTTAACTCATTTTGTCCGCTTAAACTTGATGATCCCATGTACTCATGGTTGCTGCTCGTTGTAGCGCTTCCGTGATCACATCTTAACAGCTTCTCATGTGATTCACTTGGTGTCTTGGGCTCAGCTGAGCTACTCGGCTCTACACCAACCTCTGCTTTCTCTGCCGCCTGGCTGTTCTCATATCTACAAGTTAATGTAATAATGCCTACTGATTCATCGGAGAGGCTAAGCTTTTGTTGCTTGCTTTGATCTTGCTTCTCGAAACTTCCAGAGCAAGATCTTTTCAGAGAAAGACCAAGCTCCGGACCAACATACTCATCACGAGCGTTGTCTCCGTAGAAGCACTCAGACCGTTTGTCAATTCCACCGATCAAATCCATTGTCACATCCTCCATTAGCTTATTGTTACCGTTGCAGCTTGTTGCAGCCTGAGGACCACTTCCTTGATCTGAATGATCTGCACTAGTTTCATCACTATCTTCAACGTTCTGCTGAGAAGCTGGTAAGCTAAGACCATGACCATTGTGACCATCACGCAGCTGATTATTCATAACCCAAAAAAACACAAAATAATAAGTCTTCCATACTTTTAAAAAAACCAAACAAAATTAGAAACATTAAACTTACAGTAAGTCTTCTCCAGACATGTTGCCATAGATTCTTCAACTCGTTTTTCCTCATGGGTTTAATCAGATAATCAGCAGCGCCTTTAAGCATACACTTCAACACCATCGTCATCGAATCTTGCGACGACATCACTAAAAAACAAATAAAATCATCAGAACAACAAAGACTAAAGATTACAAAAGATAATAAAGAACGGACTTTGAGGGGATCACCATCGTACTTATGACAGGAATGTTCTTGCAAGCTTCATGCTCCATAACCAAAGCGAGGAGAGCAAAACCAGATATAGCTGGCAAATCAAGCTCCGTCAGTATAAGGTCAATCTCATGTGACTTCTCCTTTAGAGTCTCCCACGCAGCTAAACCATCGGACACAGCTATAACTGTTTTTGAAAATTCAAAATCAGACAAGACAAAGATGGAAACTTTTAAAACATTACTATAAAAACAGAGTAAAGTAATGACCTTTGTAAGAGCAGTTCCGAAGAAGGGCGGTGATGATTTGACGAGTTGAGTCGTCGGACTCGACGAGTAAAACCTTAAGCACCGTTTTGGGAAGGTACTTCTCCCACCGGACAACCTCCGACGACTTGATTCTGTTCATCATCGTCTCCGCCATCGATTAGAGCTCGAAACAGAGGAAAAAACAGAGCGAATAAAGTCGAAAAGATATCTGATTTCGATCTCAACCCACAAGAGCAAATCGTTTCCGAACAAGGATTGAAGAAGAAAGAGAACGACTTTCGATCAGAGCTGCTCGGAGTCGCGAAAAGTATCGAAGACTTTTTGTATGTATGTTTTCAGAGGAAGACGAGAATAGAAATAAACAAATTTGGGGGAATATTTTGGGTTTCAAAAAAAAAAACAAATTTGGGGGAAAATCTAATTAACGGCGAGTATTAATGCGGGCCGTCAGTGGGCTGACGTGGCTTAATATGGGCCATTATTTTGATTTTTTTTCTCTGTATCGTGGCTGATTCGGTGGAGATGGCGGTCCATTGTCCACGTGTCGGGATTGTATTGTTTTGCGGAAGTGGAGATATTCGTCTCCGAGTTGTTGTCCCGTGGGAGATGAGAACTAGTGGTTATCTGGACAACACGTGGGTGCTCTGGTGTATTTGTGTGGCTGAGTTTGATCATAGGGATGTTGATTGGTTTCAAAAGTAGATATTTTTACTTGTAGCAGCTTTGCGTATCATTCAAATTGGATGGTGTGTTATCCTTTATCAAAAAGCATATAAATCATCTTTAATATAACTTTTTCTATTAAAAATAAAATAAAATAAAATTTTCCAAACGTATCAGAATAATATAACACCGTCATAGAATAATGGAAAGAGAAAGAAAATACAAATATGAAAAAAGTACAAATCATAATCTAATAAGGAAAATGCAAGATGCCGATTCTTTCTATCTCTCTCTCTCTTTTCACGGTCGACTCTCTCTCTCTCTAGCATTGGGCCGGTTATGGACATCCACAATATGATTTATAACACTTCCCCTTGGATGTCATAACCATACATGGAGTGTAATGCACTTTAGATGTTGCCTCATTAAAACCTTACCACGAAAACCCAGTGGGACAAAACCATGGTGAAGAAAAAAGAGTACAACACGTATTATTCCCCATGTTCTGAACAACTCGCGGTTGGCCTCATGAACAGCCAAGATCTCCGAATGGTTTGAAGATGTGGCCGCGATCGTCTGCTTCATGGAACGCCATAATATGGTTGTTCCACCATGTGTGATAACATAGCTTATTTGTGATCGAGCATTGTGTGGATCCGAAAGATAACCTGCATCAGCAAAATCAACTAAACCTTCTTTGTTTTGGTTAGTATAAAATAAACCCAAGTCTTTCGTTCCTTTCAGGTAACGAAGAACATGTTTAATCCCGTTCCAGTGTCTTTGGGTTGGACAAGAGCTTAATCTAGACAATAGATTCACAGCAAAACATATATCTGGTCGTATGACTAGCCAGATACATCAAAGCTCCTATGGCACTGAGATATGGCACTTCGGGACCAAGGACATCTTTATCGTCCATCTTAGGACAGAACAGATCAGTGTCCAGGCCGAGGGACCTCACGACCATGGGGCTAGATAATGGGTGAGACTCGGCCATGTTGAAATTTAAATCATCAACATACACTGCTATAATCACAAAGCCCTGGCGAATTTCTTAATAAAGATACAAGGGCTGATTGGATCATTCTTGTATCCTTCTCTCTCTAGGTACTCACTTAACATATTGTACCACATTCGGCCTGATTGTTTCAATCCATAAAGTGACGACTTATTCAACTTCATACAGTGTTGTTCTCGAGTACTCGATTTGTTTTTCAACTATATACCCTCTGGTACTTTCATATAAATCTCATTATCCAGTGTCTCATATAAGTATGCAGTTACAACATCCATTAACCGCAAGTCTAATTTCTCTCTTATAGCCAGACTTATCAGGAATCTAAAAGTAGTAGCATCCACCACAGGGGAGTATGTCTCCTCATAATCGATTCCTGGTGTCTGTGAAATTCTTTGTGCAACAAGCCGTGCTTTATATCTCACGACCTTGTCGTGTTCATTTCTTTTCCTCACAAAGACCCACTTATAGCCGACTGGTTTAACATCATATGGTGTCCGGACTATTGGTCCAAAGACATCTCTCTTCTTTAAAAAGTTTAACTCCACGTTTATACCTTCTTTTCATTTGATCCAATCTGATCGTTGAGTGCACTCATAAATAGACGTGGGTTCATGATCTTCATTCAAATCCATAAGTTCAAGTGCTACCTTGTATGCAAATATATCATCAATGTCGACATTCTTTCTGTTCCATTGTACCCTAGACAAGAAATAGTTTATTGAGATCTCATTATTATCAGGACCTTCAGTACCTTGAATCTTGGCGTCCCAAAAATCAATATTAGATACATCAGGGCCGGCCGCATCTAAGCATTCATGATCGGCCGCGATCGCTATTAGGTTTTGGGATCGGCCGCGGTTAAGTCCCGGGATTTAGGAACGGCCGCGGTCGTGTCTAGGATTTCAACAACCTCAGTTTGATTCTCTGCACCTTTCTTAGTTTTCCGAGGATTTTTATCTTTGGAACCTATTGGTCTATTGGTCTACCACGTTTCAAACGTTGTCCAACTTCATTGTGTCTTTCTTGAACATCAATTCTGATTAGTGCATTAGCAGCTGGTATATATGAATAAAGTCGAAAAGATATCTGATTTCGATCTCAACCCGCCTGAGCAAATCGTTTCCGATCAAGGATTGAAGAAGAAAGAGAAATACTTTCGATTAGAGCTGCTCAGAATCGCGAAAAGTATCGAAGACTTTTTGTATGTATGTTTTCAGAGGAAGACGAGAATAGAAATAAACAAATTTGGGGGAAAATCTAATTAACGGCGAGTATTAATTCGGGCCGTCAGTGGGCTGACGTGGCTTAATATGGGCCATTATTTTGATTTTTTTTCTGTATCGTGTCTGATTCGGTGGAGATGGCTGTCCATTGTACACGTGTCGGAGTGGTATTGTTTTGAGGAAGTGGAGGTATTCGTCTCCGAGTTGTAGATATTCGTCTCCGAGTTGTAGACACGTGGGTGCTCTGGTGTATTTGTGTGGCTGAGTTTGATCATAGGGATGTTGATTGGTTTCAAAAAGTAGATATTTTTACTTGTAGCAGCTCTGTGTATCATTCAAATTGGATGGTGTTTATCCTTTTTCACAAAAGCATATAAGTCATCTTTAATATAACTTTTTCTATTAAAAATAAAATAAAATAAAATTTTCCAAACATATCAGAATAATTGATGTCCAATTAAAAATGTAAAATTTTGAAATCAAACAGTTTTTTAATGACTAGACCGTATGTGGTTATTTTTCATACATGTATTTTGTAAGAAACGACAGCATTTGCTTCAATAATAATTTTTTTGAAGACCAAACGAGCTTCAAGATGTACCAAACTAAAGACTTTAGACCATATGTCGTTTTTATCACGCAAAGCTAAGTTTAAATTACTTCCACCTTCTAGAGAAATCTGTAAAATTTTGCTTTGGTTGGAAAATGTCCCATCAAAATAGTACTAACAAAAGAAAATATCTATTGGTCTATGATATGGACAATTAATACGCAACCCGCAATAAACAACTTGACATATGCGTGCGATCATGCGTGTTTAATCATAAAAGGCTGCAAGCTTGCCAACGTGGTTACACATATGTCTAAAGAGTATCAAAAGCACAATGGGCTTTGTAAAAAGTTCACCTTAGATTTGTGAAGGCCCACCTTTCTTGTATACTACCACTCATAACGTCTCCAATCTATTTTATTTGTGAAGCCATATAAACTTAGGCCTTACATTTGCAAAAGCCCATCATATTTGCATACAAGACTAACTTTTGTTTTTATCGAACACATTCATTCGTAATAAAATGTACGCTTCGTTAGAAGAGGACGAGTTTAGCAATAAGAGGGCTGACTTTTCCATCTAATCAACCAAAACATTATTCAAACGTAGAACATAAGCAAAAGAAACAACATCAAAAATAGAGCTAAAGTAGTAGATATCAAATAGAATACCAAACAAAGCCGAAATCAAATTTCTTTCCTTCAGCATCTTGACGAAGGAGAGAGAGTCTGACCGGATCATAAGAGTTTTCACATTTGACGCAGCAACATACATAACCGATGAACGGATGGAGAGTGCTTCAGCCATTAACGCAGCAGCATACATAACCGCATACAAGATTAACTTCTAAAATCATATTATTGGTAGTCATATAAAGTTAGGCCTTAAATGTGTTTGTCCATTTCCTATTTGTATTGTTGACAAAGGTGATTTTTATATTTTCCCTTCTGCTTAAAACCAAAGTTTACAACATCAACAACCAATAAAATTTGAAAACCAAATGACCTACAAAATCACCAACAAAATAGAGAAGATCATACAAAAGCAAAAAACTTTATAAACTAATATTAATTTATAATATTAATTGGACCACAAATTATTCTCAAAAAGAATTGTTGGATTTATTCGAAACTATATAAACAAAATCTCGAATTTTTGATGCAACTGTTTTGTTTTAACATTACTATTTTTTCTTCAAAAAAACATTACTATTTCAAGGCTATTTAAACAATAACATTCATGAAATTTTATCATAGAAGACAAAGATCCGTTTTCTTACAACGGTCTTTTGACCGGTACTTTTGTCTTCATAAGATCCCCTTTGGAATCCAAAGACAATCATCATTTTACACTGACAACCGTTAAAAGAAATAATCATCAAAATTCAAATTAAAAAATTAGAAAATTTCGATTAGAAAATAAAGAAATAAATTAAAGAGCAATGTTATATCAACTTGACAGAAAAAACAAGGAAATTCCAGCTGAAAGTGAACTGTGAACTGCTTTTGTGTTTCCCTAGAACCAACCAGATTAAAGATCTTATCTTCAAAATGTATAGTCATAATAGTGAAGAACAAGAACAAGCAATGAGATTTGAAGTAAAACCATTTCAAGAATTACAAATGTGAAAAGGGAGTTTCGAGCTTATCCAAAGCTTTAAAATCCTGTTTGGGGTTCAAAAGAAGACATAAAACATTTCTTCTGAACCTGAAAAATAAATCCCCAAATAAATGTAATTTTTGAATGATGCTTTCTGCATCAATCCAAGAATCAAGAAAAGGCCACCAATGCCTTCTATTTGATTCTTTAACCTAAAATGCAATGTGAATCCTTGAAAAATAAATAAAGCAAAGAATGTGACTGATGGTTGTTTCTTTCTTCTGCAGCTTCCTCCTCCTAGGTACTACTGATTT
Proteins encoded in this window:
- the LOC106341950 gene encoding two-component response regulator-like APRR9 produces the protein MAETMMNRIKSSEVVRWEKYLPKTVLKVLLVESDDSTRQIITALLRNCSYKVIAVSDGLAAWETLKEKSHEIDLILTELDLPAISGFALLALVMEHEACKNIPVIMMSSQDSMTMVLKCMLKGAADYLIKPMRKNELKNLWQHVWRRLTLRDGHNGHGLSLPASQQNVEDSDETSADHSDQGSGPQAATSCNGNNKLMEDVTMDLIGGIDKRSECFYGDNARDEYVGPELGLSLKRSCSGSFEKQDQSKQQKLSLSDESVGIITLTCRYENSQAAEKAEVGVEPSSSAEPKTPSESHEKLLRCDHGSATTSSNHEYMGSSSLSGQNELSFRNQVGSESTNDVKGKEQEEEGCGLSVQEQRRSQREAALLKFRLKRKDRCFDKKVRYQSRKKLAEQRPRVKGQFVRAVNSDASK